From Cannabis sativa cultivar Pink pepper isolate KNU-18-1 chromosome 8, ASM2916894v1, whole genome shotgun sequence, a single genomic window includes:
- the LOC115700876 gene encoding small nuclear ribonucleoprotein SmD3b has protein sequence MSRSLGIPVKLLHEAAGHVVTVELKSGELYRGSMIECEDNWNCQLENITFTSKDGKVSQLEHVFIRGSKVRFMVIPDMLKNAPMFKRLDARIKGKGGSLGVGRGRAVAMRAAGRGTAGRGAVPHVRR, from the coding sequence ATGAGCAGGAGTTTGGGAATACCAGTAAAGCTTCTCCATGAAGCTGCAGGGCACGTAGTGACGGTGGAGCTCAAGAGCGGTGAGCTCTACAGAGGAAGTATGATAGAGTGCGAGGACAACTGGAACTGTCAGCTCGAGAACATCACCTTCACTTCTAAGGATGGGAAAGTCTCTCAGCTTGAACATGTATTTATACGAGGCAGCAAAGTTAGGTTTATGGTGATACCAGATATGCTAAAGAATGCTCCAATGTTCAAGCGTCTAGATGCCAGAATCAAGGGTAAGGGCGGATCACTTGGAGTCGGAAGGGGAAGAGCTGTTGCAATGCGTGCTGCAGGGCGTGGAACAGCTGGTAGAGGTGCTGTACCTCATGTACGGAGGTAA